AAGTCGGTCTACACCCCTCCCGCCGACGCGCCCATCTCGCGCTCGCGCGCGGTAGCCAAGGAGCCCAGCCCTCCGTGGTGGGCACCGGTGATGCTGCTGCTGATGCTCGCCGGGCTGATCTACATCGTCGTCTTCTATGTGCGCGGCGATGCGATCCCTTTCATGATCTCCCTCGGTGCCTGGAACTATGCCGTCGGCTTCGCTCCGATCGTCATCGGGCTGCTGATGGCGATGCGTTGGAACTGAGCTAATCACACACATGTAGTTATCCACCGGAGTTATCCACATGTGGATAACTACACCGCTGTCATTCATCTGCGGTGGAACCCGACACGCTATGCGGCTCATAGCGTGCCGGGTTCCACCGCAGATCGCGTTTAGCTGGCGGCCGCGAGCGAGAGCCGGGCCACCGCGTCGAGGTGGCTGGCCTCATCGCCCAACAGGAGCCGGTCGACCTTCGCGCGGCGCCAGTAGAGGTGCGCGTCGTGCTCCCAGGTAAACCCAATCCCGCCGTGCACCTGGATCAAGGCCTCGCCGGCCTGCTCGACCACGCGCGCGCTGAGCGCCTTCGCCGCCGACGCGGCGATCGGCAGGTCCTGCGGCGAGTGATCGGCTGCCCAGGCGGCCCACCAGACCAGAGAGCGCAGCTGCTCGATGCCGACGTACACGTCGACGAGCAGGTGCTTGACGGCCTGGTAGGAGCCGATCTTGCGTCCGAAGGCCTCCCGAAGGTTGGCGTACTCGACGCCGATCTCCAGCGCTCGTCCGGCGGTGCCGAGATCTTCCGCGGCGAGTACGACGGCCGCGATCAGGCGGGCGCGCTCCCACAGCTGCGCGGCGTCGCTCACCAGCACCTCGGGGTCGTGCAGCTCCACTCGCGCCAGCCCGCGGGTGGCATCGATTGGATCCTGCGTGCTGACCTCGCCCTCACCGATCACCAGGTTGCCCTCACGAAGCGCAAGGAAGCGCTCCGCGCCGACGGCGTCGATTCCGATCCGGTCATCGAGCACGCTGAAGGCCACCGAACCGTCGGCAAGCTGGGCCAGCAGCTCCGGCTGGTCGGCAAGCAGGATGGCGGCGCGTACGGCGGTGACCATCGACGGCGAGGCCAGCCAGCGCCCGGCCTGCTCGGCGACCACTGCGGCATCGAGCACGCTCTGCCCGATGCCGCCGGCTTCCTCGGGTACGACAATGCCGTAGAAGCCGAGCTCGGCGACGGAGGATAGCCCCGGAGAAGGTGCGGTGCCGCCTAGCGCCTCGCGTGCTTTGCCGGCCCCGGCGGACTGCTCGTAGAACTTGCCGGCCATCGCGGCAAACTCGCGCTGGCCCTCATCGAGATCGAAGTTCATTTGCGTCCTCCTGCAAACGGGGTGTCCTTGTCGACGCGCGGCTCAGGGGGCAGCCCCAGCACCCGCTCGCCGATGATGTTGCGCAGCACCTCATCAGTGCCGCCAGCGATCGCCAGGCCGGGCAGCGCGCCCTGCGAACCCTGCCAGAGCCCGTCGCCATCGGCGGTGCGCGCAAACAGCGCATCATCACCGAGCAGGCGTACACCGAGATCCGCGCCGCGGCGGGCGGCGCGGGTGCCGGCCAGCTTGCCGGCAGAGGCCTCCGGGCCAGGCTTCTCGCCCTTGCTGAGCTTGGACAGCAACCGGTAGCCGGTGTACGTCGTACCCAGCGACTCCACAAGCACCTCACCGAGAGCCTGCCGCGCGAGCACCTGCTCACCCTCAGGCAGATCGCCGATCGAGTCGGCCACGTGCTGCACGAGTACGTCGGTGGACACGCCAAGTCCCCCGCCGCCGCCACCGACCGCGACGCGTTCGTTCATCAACGTGGTCAGCGCGACCCGCCACCCGTCGTTGACGTCGCCAAGCCGCTCGCTGTCGGGGATGATCACGTCGTCGAAGTAGACCTCATTGAACTCCGAGCGTCCGCTCATCTGCTGCAGCGGGCGCACCGTGACGCCGGGGGCGTGCATGTCGACGACGAACATCGTCAAACCTCGATGTTTGGGCAGCGACGGGTCGGTGCGAGTCAGCAGGATGCCGTAGTCGGCGTACTGCGCGCCGGTCGTCCACACCTTCTGACCGTTGACCCGCCATGAGCCGTCGGCCTCCTGGACCGCTGTGGTCCGCAGCGCGGCCAGGTCGGAGCCCGAAGCCGGCTCGGAGAAGAGCTGGCACCACATGTCATCGGCGCGAAACAGCCGGGTCAGGTAGCGCTCGCGCTGGTCGTCCGAACCGTGCACCGCCACCGTCGGCGCGCACATCCCGATGCCGATGTTGTTGGGCACCCGCGCGATGCCGGCACGCGTCATCTCCTGGTCGATGATCGCCTGCTGCATGCGGCTGCCGCCACGCCCGCCCAGCTCCTCGGGGAAGGAGACCGCGACATAGCCGCCGTCGTACAACGCCGCCTCGGAAGCGCGGTGCTGGTCGATCGTCTCCGGTGTCAGGGCAAGCGAGCTGGCCGCGAGCTCGTCGCGATGCTCGGCTAGAAAGTTGCGGACCTGAGTGCGGTACGCCGCCTCGTCCGGTGTGTCATCGAAATCCATCGCGTATTTTTCCTTTCGCTCTCTCCGGAACCGCTCGGCTCCTCGGCTCTGCCGGCGGGCTCGCACGCTCACCGCCGCCATCACCTGCGATGCTCACGAACCCGTCGATCGCGGGTCTCCTTATTCGCCGGTGAAGTTGGCCTGGCGCTTCTCGCGGAACGCTGCGACGCCTTCGGCGTTGTCCTTGGACTTCAGCAGCTCGGTCTGCCCGACGACCTCACGCTCCAGCGCCTGCTCAAGCAGGTCGATCGAGCTGGCGTTGATCGCGGCCTTGGTCTTGGCGTACGCCTTCGTCGGGCCATTACCAAGCTTTGCGGCAAGCTCTGCGACCGCCTTCTCGAAGTCGTCGTCGGGTACGACGCGACTGATCAGGCCCCATTCGGCGGCCTTCGGTGCCGGGATCTGCTCGGCGGTCAGCGCCATATCCATCGCGCGGGCCCGACCGATCGAGGCAGCGGCCCACAGCGTGGCGCCGCCATCGGGCATCAGCCCGATCCGGCTGAACGCCAGCAAGAACGAGGCCGACTCCTTGGCGATACAGATGTCGGCCGCGAGCGCGTAGGAGACTCCAACGCCGGCCGCCACGCCGTTGACCGCGGAGATCACCGGCTTGCTCATCGTGGAGATCAAGGTGACCGTGTTGTTGGCGTGGGTCAGCAGATCACCGGCATCGAGCTCGGCCTCGGCCTCCCGGTCGCGCGCCAGGTCAGCGCCGGCACTAAAGCCACGTCCGGCACCGGTGAGTACGACGACCCGCACCGACGGGTCGTTGTCGGCCTTCTTCAGTGCGTCGTACACCTCCTTGCCGAGTGCGGCATCGAGGGCGTTCAGCCGGTCAGGCTTGTTGAGCGTGAGGGTGAGGACCGCGCCGTCCTTGGACGTCTGCAGGGATTCGGACATGACTGTCCTTTCGGGTCGTAGATACGAACGTGGGCAGGCCATCGGCCTGCCCACGTCGGCTGGTTGCTACTTCGGCGCCATCCGGATCGCGCCATCGAGGCGGATCGTCTCGCCGTTCAGCATCGGGTTCTCGATGATCTGCGCGGCCAGCATCGCGTACTCGCTTGGATCGCCTAGCCGCCGCGGATGCGGCACCTGCTTGCCCAGCGAGTCCAGCAGCTCCGGCGGAGCACCCATCAGCAGCGGGGTCATGAAGAGCCCCGGTGCGATGGTGCAGACGCGGATCATCATCGAGGCAAGATCGCGCGCGATCGGCAGCGTCATGCCGACGATGCCACCCTTGGAGGCCGAGTACGCCGCCTGACCGATCTGGCCCTCGAACGCCGCAACCGAGGCGGTGTTGACGATGACGCCGCGCTCGCCGTCGACCGCGTCGTGCTTCAGCATGCGCTCGGCCGATAGCCGGATCACGTTGAACGTGCCGATCAGGTTGACGTCGATGACCTTCTTGAAGTGATCGAGCGGGTAGGCGCCTTCCTTGCCGACGGTGCGCTTGGAGCCGCCGATGCCGGCGCAGTTGACCGCGACAAACAGCTCGCCGAGCTCTTCGGCGACATCCAGCGCGGCGACCACGTCGCCCTCCTGCGAGACATCGGTGCGCACGAAGCGCACCGCGTCGCCGAGCTCCTTGACAGCCTCGGCGCCCTTGTCTTCCTGCAGGTCGAGGATGACGACCTTGGCGCCCAGCGAGACGAGCTTCTTCGTCGTCGCCAGACCGAGTCCGGAAGCTCCGCCGGTGACGACCGCGACCTTTCCATCGATGTTCATCTATGTATCTCCTTAGAGCTTCTCGAGGATGGTCGCGTTGGCCTGCCCGCCGCCCTCGCACATGGTCTGCAGGCCGTACTTCACGTCGTTGTTGAGCATGTAGTGGATCATCGTCGCCATGATCCGCGCACCCGAGCCGCCGAGCGGGTGGCCGAGCGCGATCGCACCGCCGGTCGGGTTGAGGCGGTCCTCCTCGACGCCGATGTCCTTCATCCACGCCATCGGAACCGGCGCAAACGCCTCGTTGACTTCAAAGACGCCGATGTCATCGAGCGAGAGCCCGGAGCGCTTGATCGCCTTCTCGGTCGCCGGGATCGGCGCGGTGAGCATGATGATCGGATCGTTGGCAGCCAGCACCGTGGTGTGCACGCGCACGAGCGGCGTGAGGCCAAGCTCCTTGGCCTTCTCGCTGGTGGTCACCAGCATCGCGGCCGAGCCGTCGGAGATCTGCGAGGCGTTGCCGGCCGAGATGACACCGTCTTCCTTGAACGGGGTCGGCAGCGAGGCAAGCTTCTCGACGGTGCCGCCGCGGCGTACTCCCTCATCGGCCGAGACAACGCCCTCCGGAGTCTCGACCGGGACGATCTGCGAGTCGAACGCGCCGTCGTCCTGGGCCTTCGCGGCCTTCTCGTGCGAGCGCAGCGAGAACTCGTCGAGCTCGGTACGCGAGAAGCCCCACTGCTCGGCGATCATCTCCGCGCCGATGCCCTGGTTGGGCATCTGCCCGTAGCGCGCCAGCCACGAGTCGGCAAACGGACGACCGAAGTCCTTGTTGGAGGACGTCGAGCCCATCGGGACCCGCGACATCATCTCGACGCCGCCGGCGACCGCGAGGTCGTACTGCCCGGAGATGACGCCGGCGGCGGCGAAGGCGAGGGACTGCTGCGACGAGCCGCACTGGCGGTCGATCGTCGTACCGGGCACCGACTCCGGCCATCCGGCCACCAGCGCCGCCGTACGGCCGATGTCGCCGGTCTGCTCGCCCACCTGGGACACGCAGCCCCAGATCACGTCGTCGACCTGGGCGGGATCGATGCCGCTGCGCTCGACGAGCGACTTCAGCACATGGGCGGACAGGTCCGCGGCATGCACGCCGGACAGCGCGCCACCGCGCTTGCCAACAGGGGTGCGAATCGCTTCGCAGATGACAGCGTCGCGCATGAGAGTCCTCCAGAGGTGAATGGGTCTTCGTCTGCGACTATATGACTGACGTGTCAACTTTGAAAGTAGCGTGACCTAGCCCACGAGTCCCGACCCAGCCACCTTCCGCTCGTCGAGCAGCGTGGGAGCCCTGCCCGACCGGGCCACCTCCCGGTGGTCGAGCAGCGCGGGAGCGCCAGCGACCGAGCGGTTGTCGAGACCACGACCCCGTGGCTAGTACGCCGCGATCAGGATGATGGCCGCGATGATAAGCAGCAGCAGGAAGCCGCCGAGCAGCATCGCCTGGATGCGATTGCGGCGGCGGTCATCGGGAGCGGAGATCAGTAAGAACGCGACCATCACGCCGGCCGCGAGCGCGCCGAGCGCGGCCCAGATGCTCGACTCGGCGCTGCCGAGGTACACCAGCAGGTCGACGACGCCGACCAGGGCGATCAGCCAGATCCGAAACCCCGCGCGGCGGGCGACCGTCAGCGCGGCCCCGATCAGCCCGAGCATGGCCGCCGTACCCGTGGCCCATCGCGACACCGGCGGCACCAGCGCCATCGTCGTGAGGGTTGTCGCGAGCCCGACGATCACGATGGTGGCCGTGTAGCGACGCGCACCCCACCGCGCCTCCACCTCCGAGCCCACGAGCGCGAGGGTGAGCAGCGAGGCGAGCAGCGACCAGAGGTTGCTGTGCAGGAGGTTGGCCGTCAGCAGGCGCCATACCTCGCCCTCAGCCACGAACTGGGGAGCCAGCGACAACCGGCCGTACAGCGCGGAGGTGGCGGTCGCGGCGCGGTCGCTGGAGCTATCGACGCGGTGAAAGAGGTAAACGCCGACGAGAACGACGCCGATCACCGCTGATAAGAACCAGTGGCTCGGCAGTGCTGTGCGCGATTCGTGCCGAACGATCCGCGATGTCGTCATTCATTACCTCGATCTTTTCCGCACCGACATCTTACGGGCGTGACCTGCTCACCTCGGCGTACTGGGCCGAGGCGATGGGCGCGGTCTTCTAGCGACGGCGCGCGGCGCGGATCCGGTTCCACGGCAGCACCGCGAGCGCGACGAGTACGCCGGTAATGAGCCCGCCGAGGTGCGCGAGCAACGAAATGCCTGGGGTGAGACTGATGATCGCGTTGAGGGCGAGTACGGCGATCAGCCCGTTGAGCGGCTGGCGGGTAATGACGAGCACGACCCCCAGCGCGCCAAGGAGCCCGAAGACCGAACCGGACGCGCCGGCCAGCAGCGAGTTGGCCCCGCCGAACCACAGCACGGCCAGCGATCCGCCAATGCCGGCAAGGAGATAGACCGCGAGGTAACGGACGCGGCCGAGCGCAACTTCCAGGTCGCGGCCGATGATCCACAGCGACAGCATGTTGACGCCGAGGTGGATCAGCCCGAAGTGCAAGAAGCCGGCGGTCACGAGGCGCCACCACTGGCCGGCCTCGACCGCCGGCGGCCACATCGCCAGCTGGAAGAAGATCTCGCTGAACTGGTTGTTGGAGATCGAGCGGGCATCGACCGCCGTGACGACGTACATCAGCACGTTGATGGCGATCAGTCCGGCGGTGATCGGTCCGACGCTGCGATAGCGCGCGGCCATCGATTTCGCGCGTGAAGGCTGACGCACTGAGGCGCGGCCCTCACGCACGCAGTCGTTGCACTGGTAGCCGACCGGGGCCTCGTTGAGGCACTCGTGGCAGGCCGGGCGGTTGCAGCGTTGGCAGCGCAGGCCGGTCTGGCGATCTTGGTGCCGATAGCAGGACGCCGCCTGCCCGGGCTGGGCGCCCGCGCCGGCGGCGTACTGCGGTGGGCCCTGCTCGGGGCCCTCGTTCGGGTACGGCGGGTGGGTCACTACTTCTCGATGGTGACCGAGTTGATCACGACGTCATCGACCGGACGGTCGCCCGGGCCGGTGCTGACCGACTCGATCTCGTCAACGACCTTCTTGCTGGCGTCGTCGGCCACCTCACCGAAGATGGTGTGCTTGCCGTTGAGCCAGCTCGGCTCGGTCGTGGTGATGAAGAACTGCGAGCCGTTGGTGCCCTTGCCGCCGCGTAGGCCGGCGTTGGCCATCGCGAGCAGGTACTTGCGGTTGAACTGCAGCTCAGGGTGGATCTCGTCGTCGAAGGTGTAGCCCGGTCCGCCCATGCCGGTGCCCTCGGGGTCGCCGCCCTGGATCATGAAGCCGTTGATGATGCGGTGGAAGATCACGCCGTCGTACAGCGGCTTGTTGGACTTCGCGCC
The nucleotide sequence above comes from Epidermidibacterium keratini. Encoded proteins:
- a CDS encoding cell division protein CrgA, whose amino-acid sequence is MPKSKVRKKSVYTPPADAPISRSRAVAKEPSPPWWAPVMLLLMLAGLIYIVVFYVRGDAIPFMISLGAWNYAVGFAPIVIGLLMAMRWN
- a CDS encoding acyl-CoA dehydrogenase family protein; its protein translation is MNFDLDEGQREFAAMAGKFYEQSAGAGKAREALGGTAPSPGLSSVAELGFYGIVVPEEAGGIGQSVLDAAVVAEQAGRWLASPSMVTAVRAAILLADQPELLAQLADGSVAFSVLDDRIGIDAVGAERFLALREGNLVIGEGEVSTQDPIDATRGLARVELHDPEVLVSDAAQLWERARLIAAVVLAAEDLGTAGRALEIGVEYANLREAFGRKIGSYQAVKHLLVDVYVGIEQLRSLVWWAAWAADHSPQDLPIAASAAKALSARVVEQAGEALIQVHGGIGFTWEHDAHLYWRRAKVDRLLLGDEASHLDAVARLSLAAAS
- a CDS encoding acyl-CoA dehydrogenase family protein, whose amino-acid sequence is MDFDDTPDEAAYRTQVRNFLAEHRDELAASSLALTPETIDQHRASEAALYDGGYVAVSFPEELGGRGGSRMQQAIIDQEMTRAGIARVPNNIGIGMCAPTVAVHGSDDQRERYLTRLFRADDMWCQLFSEPASGSDLAALRTTAVQEADGSWRVNGQKVWTTGAQYADYGILLTRTDPSLPKHRGLTMFVVDMHAPGVTVRPLQQMSGRSEFNEVYFDDVIIPDSERLGDVNDGWRVALTTLMNERVAVGGGGGGLGVSTDVLVQHVADSIGDLPEGEQVLARQALGEVLVESLGTTYTGYRLLSKLSKGEKPGPEASAGKLAGTRAARRGADLGVRLLGDDALFARTADGDGLWQGSQGALPGLAIAGGTDEVLRNIIGERVLGLPPEPRVDKDTPFAGGRK
- a CDS encoding enoyl-CoA hydratase; its protein translation is MSESLQTSKDGAVLTLTLNKPDRLNALDAALGKEVYDALKKADNDPSVRVVVLTGAGRGFSAGADLARDREAEAELDAGDLLTHANNTVTLISTMSKPVISAVNGVAAGVGVSYALAADICIAKESASFLLAFSRIGLMPDGGATLWAAASIGRARAMDMALTAEQIPAPKAAEWGLISRVVPDDDFEKAVAELAAKLGNGPTKAYAKTKAAINASSIDLLEQALEREVVGQTELLKSKDNAEGVAAFREKRQANFTGE
- a CDS encoding 3-hydroxyacyl-CoA dehydrogenase, whose amino-acid sequence is MNIDGKVAVVTGGASGLGLATTKKLVSLGAKVVILDLQEDKGAEAVKELGDAVRFVRTDVSQEGDVVAALDVAEELGELFVAVNCAGIGGSKRTVGKEGAYPLDHFKKVIDVNLIGTFNVIRLSAERMLKHDAVDGERGVIVNTASVAAFEGQIGQAAYSASKGGIVGMTLPIARDLASMMIRVCTIAPGLFMTPLLMGAPPELLDSLGKQVPHPRRLGDPSEYAMLAAQIIENPMLNGETIRLDGAIRMAPK
- a CDS encoding thiolase family protein, whose protein sequence is MRDAVICEAIRTPVGKRGGALSGVHAADLSAHVLKSLVERSGIDPAQVDDVIWGCVSQVGEQTGDIGRTAALVAGWPESVPGTTIDRQCGSSQQSLAFAAAGVISGQYDLAVAGGVEMMSRVPMGSTSSNKDFGRPFADSWLARYGQMPNQGIGAEMIAEQWGFSRTELDEFSLRSHEKAAKAQDDGAFDSQIVPVETPEGVVSADEGVRRGGTVEKLASLPTPFKEDGVISAGNASQISDGSAAMLVTTSEKAKELGLTPLVRVHTTVLAANDPIIMLTAPIPATEKAIKRSGLSLDDIGVFEVNEAFAPVPMAWMKDIGVEEDRLNPTGGAIALGHPLGGSGARIMATMIHYMLNNDVKYGLQTMCEGGGQANATILEKL
- a CDS encoding rhomboid family intramembrane serine protease; this encodes MTTSRIVRHESRTALPSHWFLSAVIGVVLVGVYLFHRVDSSSDRAATATSALYGRLSLAPQFVAEGEVWRLLTANLLHSNLWSLLASLLTLALVGSEVEARWGARRYTATIVIVGLATTLTTMALVPPVSRWATGTAAMLGLIGAALTVARRAGFRIWLIALVGVVDLLVYLGSAESSIWAALGALAAGVMVAFLLISAPDDRRRNRIQAMLLGGFLLLLIIAAIILIAAY
- a CDS encoding rhomboid family intramembrane serine protease codes for the protein MTHPPYPNEGPEQGPPQYAAGAGAQPGQAASCYRHQDRQTGLRCQRCNRPACHECLNEAPVGYQCNDCVREGRASVRQPSRAKSMAARYRSVGPITAGLIAINVLMYVVTAVDARSISNNQFSEIFFQLAMWPPAVEAGQWWRLVTAGFLHFGLIHLGVNMLSLWIIGRDLEVALGRVRYLAVYLLAGIGGSLAVLWFGGANSLLAGASGSVFGLLGALGVVLVITRQPLNGLIAVLALNAIISLTPGISLLAHLGGLITGVLVALAVLPWNRIRAARRR
- a CDS encoding peptidylprolyl isomerase — translated: MFATLHTNKGDIRLELFENHAPKTVRNFVELAEGSREWTDPSGAKSNKPLYDGVIFHRIINGFMIQGGDPEGTGMGGPGYTFDDEIHPELQFNRKYLLAMANAGLRGGKGTNGSQFFITTTEPSWLNGKHTIFGEVADDASKKVVDEIESVSTGPGDRPVDDVVINSVTIEK